The following proteins come from a genomic window of Crassostrea angulata isolate pt1a10 chromosome 1, ASM2561291v2, whole genome shotgun sequence:
- the LOC128172058 gene encoding serine/arginine repetitive matrix protein 1-like isoform X2, with the protein MPDPSQFPGGPVYGTGPDYRIHQPAFHSYQVKTYDKVHHYDKAHQPLKTHRYDNQHVYDKIRTYNEVQEYTVKEYKPRFYTALKPPRPRVPTPTPRLNRPRTPDYKWAELYHCYEEPLGPDITLKDYKCHEYRGCDYNPVMKEYKPPIMNTLSGVQGPYQGNVHYKLTKDNYYPFRKRKDTTKDVPEKYVKKPKEVKPRKKEKSVASLKHVDINENKVREDSAKQEMTSPEPAPIRDESPPHPAPIVVAEKRERSPEKERTFVNEAEKNGLAVGTSVMMVSASTGTDDLKRKKRCSRWTQTTPISSPEPSIREMTPVEIVKKSVIVGVPNKKRVETPAKTVTPQPSPQPIEQQQPLPNNVAPAAVVIASDHRRRRSPTPSPRGYRRRSPSPRSRSPSPRRRSPSPRRYYRNSPSIMPLAGFAAGTVVGGTVVVPVKNRTPTPPMPQPKEKTPSPKPDSAGSRVVPASAVIVGGAMIKDNETKPAKSKSPSPSPKKKSPSPVNEPSSPGPDSPTVVPVVPLKLSPSRNSSPCKEKKRTPSPVEQTAPVVVPVIPVSAEKKPDSPPVKDNTPPSTPSASLPSIENTSSPSPVAEPVIIPAITTAEVEATKPDNPPPEIPKKEEDPERPVTLSPRPYETTGNSQTEAGPSRRGLPPEVVAALEAYDNVHKNPFGEQFGLNAVNTIKRTMALTG; encoded by the coding sequence ATGCCCGACCCCTCCCAGTTTCCTGGGGGCCCCGTCTACGGGACAGGACCCGACTATCGGATCCACCAGCCCGCATTCCATTCCTACCAGGTCAAGACCTACGACAAGGTCCACCACTACGACAAAGCTCACCAACCCCTTAAAACCCACAGATACGACAACCAGCACGTTTACGACAAGATACGAACGTACAACGAAGTACAGGAATACACTGTGAAGGAATATAAACCGCGCTTTTACACGGCCCTCAAGCCGCCGCGACCCAGGGTTCCTACCCCGACTCCTCGTCTCAACAGACCACGGACACCGGACTATAAGTGGGCTGAACTGTATCATTGTTATGAGGAACCGCTAGGACCCGACATTACGTTAAAGGACTATAAATGTCACGAATATAGGGGCTGTGATTACAATCCAGTAATGAAAGAATACAAGCCCCCAATAATGAACACCTTATCAGGAGTTCAAGGGCCTTATCAGGGgaatgtacattataaactcACTAAGGATAACTATTACCCTTTTAGAAAAAGGAAGGATACGACAAAAGACGTCCCTGAAAAATACGTGAAAAAACCGAAAGAGGTAAAACCacggaaaaaagaaaaatcggTTGCAAGTTTAaagcatgttgacataaatgaGAACAAAGTGAGAGAGGACAGTGCAAAACAAGAGATGACGAGTCCCGAACCTGCGCCGATCCGTGACGAATCCCCGCCTCACCCAGCGCCGATTGTTGTTGCGGAGAAAAGAGAAAGATCTCCCGAGAAGGAAAGGACGTTTGTGAATGAAGCGGAAAAGAACGGCTTGGCAGTTGGTACGTCTGTGATGATGGTTTCAGCAAGTACGGGAACGGACGATCTAAAACGCAAAAAGCGGTGTTCAAGATGGACTCAAACCACGCCCATTTCAAGCCCCGAGCCTTCTATTCGAGAAATGACTccagttgaaatcgttaaaaaaagCGTCATTGTCGGTGTCCCAAATAAGAAACGAGTTGAAACTCCGGCTAAAACGGTCACACCACAACCGTCTCCACAACCCATTGAACAACAACAACCTTTGCCTAATAACGTGGCGCCTGCTGCAGTCGTTATTGCTAGTGATCACAGACGGCGTCGGAGCCCCACTCCTTCACCCAGGGGATACCGGCGGAGGTCTCCTTCCCCGAGGAGCAGGTCTCCTTCCCCACGACGCAGGTCACCGTCCCCAAGGCGATATTACAGAAACTCCCCGAGCATCATGCCTCTCGCAGGATTTGCCGCCGGCACTGTTGTTGGTGGAACTGTTGTTGTTCCGGTTAAAAATAGAACACCAACACCACCAATGCCGCAACCCAAAGAGAAAACACCTAGTCCAAAACCAGACTCTGCAGGATCGAGGGTTGTTCCTGCTTCGGCAGTTATTGTGGGTGGAGCAATGATAAAAGACAATGAAACGAAACCCGCCAAATCCAAGTCTCCTTCTCCGTCCCCGAAGAAGAAATCTCCCTCGCCAGTCAATGAACCTTCTTCTCCTGGTCCTGATTCACCAACCGTTGTACCTGTCGTTCCATTAAAATTATCACCGAGTCGAAACAGTTCTCCTTGTAAGGAAAAGAAAAGGACTCCATCACCAGTTGAACAAACAGCACCTGTTGTTGTTCCTGTTATTCCAGTAAGTGCAGAAAAGAAACCAGATTCACCGCCAGTAAAAGACAATACTCCTCCCTCAACCCCATCAGCTTCTCTACCATCGATCGAAAATACATCCTCGCCTAGTCCAGTAGCAGAACCAGTAATTATACCTGCTATAACAACCGCAGAAGTAGAAGCAACTAAACCGGACAATCCGCCTCCAGAGATCCCAAAGAAGGAGGAGGACCCAGAACGACCAGTTACACTGTCACCCCGGCCCTACGAGACGACAGGTAACAGTCAAACGGAAGCAGGACCTTCACGGCGGGGTCTGCCGCCAGAGGTCGTGGCGGCGTTAGAAGCGTATGACAACGTGCACAAGAATCCGTTTGGTGAACAG
- the LOC128172058 gene encoding serine/arginine repetitive matrix protein 1-like isoform X1, whose protein sequence is MPDPSQFPGGPVYGTGPDYRIHQPAFHSYQVKTYDKVHHYDKAHQPLKTHRYDNQHVYDKIRTYNEVQEYTVKEYKPRFYTALKPPRPRVPTPTPRLNRPRTPDYKWAELYHCYEEPLGPDITLKDYKCHEYRGCDYNPVMKEYKPPIMNTLSGVQGPYQGNVHYKLTKDNYYPFRKRKDTTKDVPEKYVKKPKEVKPRKKEKSVASLKHVDINENKVREDSAKQEMTSPEPAPIRDESPPHPAPIVVAEKRERSPEKERTFVNEAEKNGLAVGTSVMMVSASTGTDDLKRKKRCSRWTQTTPISSPEPSIREMTPVEIVKKSVIVGVPNKKRVETPAKTVTPQPSPQPIEQQQPLPNNVAPAAVVIASDHRRRRSPTPSPRGYRRRSPSPRSRSPSPRRRSPSPRRYYRNSPSIMPLAGFAAGTVVGGTVVVPVKNRTPTPPMPQPKEKTPSPKPDSAGSRVVPASAVIVGGAMIKDNETKPAKSKSPSPSPKKKSPSPVNEPSSPGPDSPTVVPVVPLKLSPSRNSSPCKEKKRTPSPVEQTAPVVVPVIPVSAEKKPDSPPVKDNTPPSTPSASLPSIENTSSPSPVAEPVIIPAITTAEVEATKPDNPPPEIPKKEEDPERPVTLSPRPYETTGNSQTEAGPSRRGLPPEVVAALEAYDNVHKNPFGEQVSENSPASVSSAPRSSNLPPEIIASIEAYSKMPRR, encoded by the coding sequence ATGCCCGACCCCTCCCAGTTTCCTGGGGGCCCCGTCTACGGGACAGGACCCGACTATCGGATCCACCAGCCCGCATTCCATTCCTACCAGGTCAAGACCTACGACAAGGTCCACCACTACGACAAAGCTCACCAACCCCTTAAAACCCACAGATACGACAACCAGCACGTTTACGACAAGATACGAACGTACAACGAAGTACAGGAATACACTGTGAAGGAATATAAACCGCGCTTTTACACGGCCCTCAAGCCGCCGCGACCCAGGGTTCCTACCCCGACTCCTCGTCTCAACAGACCACGGACACCGGACTATAAGTGGGCTGAACTGTATCATTGTTATGAGGAACCGCTAGGACCCGACATTACGTTAAAGGACTATAAATGTCACGAATATAGGGGCTGTGATTACAATCCAGTAATGAAAGAATACAAGCCCCCAATAATGAACACCTTATCAGGAGTTCAAGGGCCTTATCAGGGgaatgtacattataaactcACTAAGGATAACTATTACCCTTTTAGAAAAAGGAAGGATACGACAAAAGACGTCCCTGAAAAATACGTGAAAAAACCGAAAGAGGTAAAACCacggaaaaaagaaaaatcggTTGCAAGTTTAaagcatgttgacataaatgaGAACAAAGTGAGAGAGGACAGTGCAAAACAAGAGATGACGAGTCCCGAACCTGCGCCGATCCGTGACGAATCCCCGCCTCACCCAGCGCCGATTGTTGTTGCGGAGAAAAGAGAAAGATCTCCCGAGAAGGAAAGGACGTTTGTGAATGAAGCGGAAAAGAACGGCTTGGCAGTTGGTACGTCTGTGATGATGGTTTCAGCAAGTACGGGAACGGACGATCTAAAACGCAAAAAGCGGTGTTCAAGATGGACTCAAACCACGCCCATTTCAAGCCCCGAGCCTTCTATTCGAGAAATGACTccagttgaaatcgttaaaaaaagCGTCATTGTCGGTGTCCCAAATAAGAAACGAGTTGAAACTCCGGCTAAAACGGTCACACCACAACCGTCTCCACAACCCATTGAACAACAACAACCTTTGCCTAATAACGTGGCGCCTGCTGCAGTCGTTATTGCTAGTGATCACAGACGGCGTCGGAGCCCCACTCCTTCACCCAGGGGATACCGGCGGAGGTCTCCTTCCCCGAGGAGCAGGTCTCCTTCCCCACGACGCAGGTCACCGTCCCCAAGGCGATATTACAGAAACTCCCCGAGCATCATGCCTCTCGCAGGATTTGCCGCCGGCACTGTTGTTGGTGGAACTGTTGTTGTTCCGGTTAAAAATAGAACACCAACACCACCAATGCCGCAACCCAAAGAGAAAACACCTAGTCCAAAACCAGACTCTGCAGGATCGAGGGTTGTTCCTGCTTCGGCAGTTATTGTGGGTGGAGCAATGATAAAAGACAATGAAACGAAACCCGCCAAATCCAAGTCTCCTTCTCCGTCCCCGAAGAAGAAATCTCCCTCGCCAGTCAATGAACCTTCTTCTCCTGGTCCTGATTCACCAACCGTTGTACCTGTCGTTCCATTAAAATTATCACCGAGTCGAAACAGTTCTCCTTGTAAGGAAAAGAAAAGGACTCCATCACCAGTTGAACAAACAGCACCTGTTGTTGTTCCTGTTATTCCAGTAAGTGCAGAAAAGAAACCAGATTCACCGCCAGTAAAAGACAATACTCCTCCCTCAACCCCATCAGCTTCTCTACCATCGATCGAAAATACATCCTCGCCTAGTCCAGTAGCAGAACCAGTAATTATACCTGCTATAACAACCGCAGAAGTAGAAGCAACTAAACCGGACAATCCGCCTCCAGAGATCCCAAAGAAGGAGGAGGACCCAGAACGACCAGTTACACTGTCACCCCGGCCCTACGAGACGACAGGTAACAGTCAAACGGAAGCAGGACCTTCACGGCGGGGTCTGCCGCCAGAGGTCGTGGCGGCGTTAGAAGCGTATGACAACGTGCACAAGAATCCGTTTGGTGAACAGGTATCTGAAAATAGTCCGGCTTCTGTTTCTTCGGCACCTAGATCTTCAAATCTACCGCCAGAAATTATAGCTAGCATAGAAGCGTATAGCAAAATGCCTAGACGCTAA